The window ctaTATACATCAGGGATGATTTATACATGTGAAGTGTGAGTCACCGTAAATCTTAAAGTATGTcgcatcatgtgtgtgtgtgttcagatttgtttgatttgtgattACGACTATTGACACAGCTTGTGGCAACGCAGGTAGATTTTAGGTTTTAGATTGACCCCAGTTTGACTTCCTTTATTGCTGCTGCTACAACACTCGATCAAACAACGGTAACAAAAGTTCTCTTGTGTGTGAACTTGTCCCCTTCAGTATAATcgcttctccctcttcctctcgcaCACAGTAGTATCTCCTCTCCGGGAAAGTCGCCCAATCTGGCAACACTGGCGCTCCTCCAGGTTTGCTCCTGCTGTCGATATGTAGATCTCCACCTCAGCTACTGTCTGTCAGACACTGAGCTGGATTTAAGTAACGTTAGGTGGATCATTAGCCTTTAATTACATAGATTGTGGCGAGCCGCTGTGTAATTTGTCCCAGTTGAATGGAAAATATCCACCAGGTATATATTGTAGAACTTGTTACAATAACTATAAAGTACCTTTACATAAGGAAGTATAATTTTTAGGTTGGACTCATCTTGGGTTTGTACCTTTTATTGTACTTTATACTCTTACGTGACTTAATCACAGAGGGaatactccactacatttataaACTTTTCAGATTAAGATTTGAACATTAAGATTTCTGAAAATGTACCATGTTGCAAGTATTTACTAAAAACGTTTTAACATTATCCAGCATGTCCAAAGATTTATTGCTGCGGCTTAAGAAATGTACATGTTTGTTGGTCATACGTAGTATGCCAGAATGTTTGCAGTACATGCAGTTGTAGCAGTGTGTTCTTGTCCTTTGAATATGATTACAAATTTGCACATGATAAAAGACAGCATCCTTATAcctaattcaaattcaaataatttcTCAATTTTatactgtcatgttttttttttttttttacagttttgtgaATGATTATATCCAGCAAAAACTACCATATATATACTATTCAAAATAGCCATTCCTACCAAAAAGTGTCTATTTGTACGTGATAGCCGATGTATTTATGTTAATAGCAAACAGTTTGACCTCAAGTGCCTTAAAGCTTTGAAAAGGCTTTGTCACACTATCATATAGGCTATATCAAGCTACTGAATATTACATTCTTGAATATTTGGTTATTTTGGAAACTTTGTGGTATTGCACTTTTTACTCCCCGACATTTATCAACttttcagattaagattttaaCATTAAGATTTCTGAAATGTACCATGTTGTATGTGTTGTATTtactaaaaatgttttaacattatCCAGCATGTCCAGAGCTTTATAGCTGCAGTATAGGACCACCACATAAATAGGATTTTACTATTTTTATGTACGTTTACTCAAGCAGTGTGCACTTAAGTAACATTTTGACTGTGCAAAATGATTAATATCTCATATTCTGacacacaaattaattcaaTTCCCAGATAACGATACTCTACATATTGTTAATCAATACTCCCATTACTATTTTCTAAATGGGGCCATATCTTTTTAAGTTGCAACGGTAGCAGGTGCCTCTTGTGACGTTTGAGTCTGGGGTTTGTTTGACAACAAgctcaaggaaaagaaaaagcacaacacTCTCAATCATTTAAGTTAAGGACAGAATTATTGGTTTATTGTATATTGTCACTTCATGTAACTTTGTACTGCCTTGTCTCTGTCCTTTTGTATTTAGACTTGTCTCTGGTCAGATTTATAACTACTGAGCTCACCAGAGGCTACTTCCTGGAACACAATGAGGCGAAATACACGGAGCGCAGAGAGCGTGTCTACACCTGCCTCCGCATCCccaaggagctggagaaggtaAACGCACAAAACATTCACTCTGgaacattcaaaatatttataaaaataaatacataataataataatttccccctctttctctttataGTTGATGACATTCGGCTTCTTCCTGTGTCTGGATGCCTTTCTCTATGTGTTCACACTGTTGCCCCTCAGAGTGATTCTGGCCCTTTTACGACTCCTCACGTTGCCATGCTGTGGCCTCGGGTAAGTTTTAAATTTTACAGGTGTCAGGTTTGCAGATTTTTCAGTCTTCGGCTATGGCTACACTGATTAGCAGTATTTAGATAATCATTGAAAAAGCGTTTCCTAGGTATAAGCTCTGTTCAAACAATTGACAAATtatgatgttttgattttttcataTGTAACAACTACTATTGAATGATTCcttatttaaactatttttttaaatctaccgACAACTATTTATATAATAAACAGTTTTAAGTGATTTATTAAGCAAGAATCCATTGGTGATTTTCTTGAGTCAATTATCTGTTTAAATAGAATATCTTTGgccaaatggtaaaaaaaaaaagacaccttGTGTTCTTTAAAAGTGTGATGgcaacacacattttttaagtttataaaccaaacaataataataataaaaaaacaatagggTTCCCAGCACCGCTGGAACCGGGAACCGTGTTGCCTCGAAACGCGGTACCTAGCCCCCTCGGGCTTGGACCCCTAATAAATTGACAACACATTGAtagtgaaaatacattttggttgCAGCCCTGGACTGGTACAATTTAACAAATCCTTAAAGATTTGATGAACATCTTCTCatgacagaaacagacattGCATTACTGTTTTTGACCTGTAGGGAGCAGTGGAGCTCTCTCTGACTGCATGTGatttttgatgtgtgtgtgtgtctgtgtgttttagtggCTCCCGGCTGCTCCAGCCAGCCCAGGTGTGTGATGTGCTGAAAGGCTTCATCATGGTGCTGTGTTACTCAATGATGAGCTACGTGGATTACGCCATGATGTACCACCTCATCCGGGGGCAGTCTGTCATCAAATTGTACATCATCTACAACATGCTAGAGGTACACAACCAGATGATGCTTCTTACAGTTCATAATTCTGATCGTCAGCTGCCCACTCACTTCCTTTCGTACCTCTTCTTGTCCTTTCCCGGGCTGTGTTGTCAGGTGGCGGATCGCCTGTTCTCATCATTTGGCCAGGACATCCTGGACGCTCTGTACTGGACAGCCACAGAAcccaaggagaagaagagagcacACATAGGGGTGATTCCTCACTTCCTCATGGCCGTGCTCTACGTCTGTATCCTCACTGAGAAGGACCTGTGGTGGGGTGCTTGCAAGTCCTTGTGGGATTGTTTGCAAGTCCTTGTGGGATTGTTTGCTTCTGTACATgatctgacagaaaaaaacacaccttaTAGACAACACAGTTAGTTGTTTATTCAGCCAACATGAAATTCATTTGCAACAATTTTAATAATcaggtaaatgtttttttctgaactttatTCAAAACATTTAGTATGTTGAGCTTCAACTGgttttgaatatgtaaaaaaaaggagagagaacagattagagaaaaggaaagacattggcagaaacaaaaaaaggatttgaatcacagatgattaataaatcacataGTTATAAATTTAAGGAGGTATCTATATGTGTTTTAACTTgcatacatatactgtatgtagtaATGTACAAACTATAACAGACAAGAAAGATTATTATGAATTCTGTTAactaaaaatacagaatatgaCAAATTGTGTCagtctggtaaaaaaaaatcagtataCGTGAAAAATGGTCCAATTATTTTCCTAAAAGTGGCAGATGatgctcttcttttcctcctctgaagTAGAACATGTCTCTAATCTTTCAGTAATTGTTCCTGCTTCTGCACAGTTTTTGGGTTTTGATGGTTTTCTTAGTCTTCTCTAATTGATTGTCAGACTAGTTGTGCAAATAAGTAGGTGTATATCAgaataaaaaacagcacaatCTTTTTAAAGTAGTCCTCAGCGAAAAAAATTTCCTTAACATGTTGGTAACTAGTTCTTCATGCCATCCTCATCATGGTTCAGGCCACAACTCTCAATGTAGCCTTCAACTCCCACAACAAGTCTTTGCTCACCATCATGATGTCAAACAACGTGAGTATAATGCAAACAGCCACATCAACTCTATTAAAAGCAGCATGAGTTTGTTCATGATATTTTTTCATTGCAGTTTGTGGAGATCAAAGGAAGTGTGTTTAAGAAGTTCGAAAAGAACAACCTCTTCCAGATGTCGAACAGTGGTGAGTGAGTGGTCaatgcaatgtaaaaaaaaaaaagaagcccaaaAAGGGCCTCATAAATCagcattttctttatttttttctgttttgtttttttggactgcCGTTGAACTTGGTGGTTTAGTGCGAGGTGATTTTTTGGAGTcaaactctgctgctgtaagTAGGTTAATCCCggattgatttgtttgtttccctcagATATAAAGGAGAGGTTCACCAACTACATCCTCCTGCTCATCGTTTGTCTGAGAAACATGGAGCAGTTTTCATGGAACCCTGGTAACTAGCACAGTGCTCTACAGTCCATATACTGAAACCTACACATCTGGTTCATCTATGTATATGACCGATGTGAACTCCACATCACAGGGGTTGGGTCAAATGTCCATCATAGGCTCATATTCGTCTTCTCGGCGTGGTTCGGCATTTATCTTTCCCTGACTCActaatatttacattattacTAGTATTGCACTGAATATTGACACTGATCAGtttctcatgtgtttttttttagaccacCTGTGGGTGCTGTTTCCCGATGTAGTCATGGTGATAGCATCAGAGGTTGCCGTGGATGTGGTCAAGCACGCTTTCATCACCAAATTCAATGACATCAGCGCTGATGTGAGTGCTCACACTACAGTACTGCATAGTCTGCTTTCACAATTTATCCATGATGTTGTGGTGTTGTGAGTGTTGTTAGTTGttttaaagacaaattaaaaaaaatgtaattcaatgtCCACTATTTTCAGTTGTTTCAAATCACATCTGAAATTGttcataatgtaaaaaaaataattctcgCTTTATTTCCTGGCTTTTAGCAACTAACTATTTATTAGCCAGGCATAAGTTAAAATAAGTGTGGATACTCAGAGAAGTCATACATTTTCACCCGAGGTGTACTATTCAACATTTAGGACAATTTCAATGGAAAACTGTTGTTAGGACAGACAGAAGTCTGTGTCCACAGGTTTTCAACACCTGTGTAATATTTGTGTATGAACGAATAGTGGACACCGTCAGTGTTCCAGCAGTATAAGAACCATGTTGATGGGACATTATGAGCCTTAGTAGTCAgtagacattttcctgaaatcttCCAGAGGGGCTGAATATGAGAAAGCAATgttctgcaaatgttgctccggacagtTTCAGgaacttctcctgccagccGCCTAGTAAAATTCCTGGAAAATGCCCaagtgagcccgtgtgagaatacaacaggaaaatctctAAAACTAAAGCACTGCTTTCCACAGTGAAAAGCAATCAGTCAAGGGAGTTAGTAGCTAGTATTCTTACCTAATAATGACACGGATTAGTTTGTGATTAGTGTTATTAACACTCGGCAAACCATCCACTCATGAAGACTGTGAAATGCAGTtgaaagttcaggaaaaagcAAGTCAGTGAACCTTGAGTTAGGATAACCTTATCCTACTATTTCAAAGCTCAAGAAGGAAATTTACAAGGCTCAACAGACTGGAATtgatttcctcctcccttttctgtcCCACTCCACTGACTTAAACtctgtgttgtctgtgtttcacAAACTagtggttgtttttctctctcactctctttttcaCACCAGTTACTCTGTTACCGACCTTGTTTACCTCCCACCTCCTTCCCCCTTGTGTTCTCGTCCTCTTTGATTTCCTTCAAGGAGTTGTAAACAGGGTTATGTAATGGAAACCAAAGCCTCAGGAAGGGATTAACCCCTTTATCTCCAAACTGTCCATCCTAATCACACAAACCTCACTGACACGTAGTTAGCTTTCAAGCGCATGTGAATCCATGTTAGTTCTCATTTAATCCACGtgtgcacattttgtttttcgtttttaCACTTTAACTGATTTTAGCTTTTACTTACTACCCATAAATGTACTCACACATTTATCCACCACACCAACAGACAAATATATTGATAGACTCCAACAGAAAGCgttacttttgaaaaaaacgttTCATTTGTCACCTGTCATTTTCATTGCTGAGATACTATACCCTCTGCTCATTCCGTGTAAATCTGTAACTACATAATTGTTTGATGTTTAGATTTTACCACTGTGGCTGACTCGTCTTTTGTTTCCCTGTGTCATTTCCCAGGTATACGGTGAATATCGAGCCAGCCTCGCCTTTGACCTTGTCAGCAGTCGACAGAAAAATGTGAGCAGAATAAACTCAAACATCAGCTTTGTCTCCACCAAACTGTAAAACCAATTTCAGACAAACCTTTTAAATTGTGGTCTGATTAATCCATTGATTGAGAAAGTAGAATAAAGCTGTCAAATGATTTGTGAGATAATGTGTCAACTGTGTCCCCAGGCTTACACAGACTACAGCGACTCAGTGTCCAGGAGAATGGGCTTCATCCCTCTTCCTTTAGCTCTGCTGGTCAGTCACTCTTTATGAGGAGCTTTTTCTGTTGACACGGTGTTCATTGTATACAATATAAATCTAActctttatgtttgtgtttctctttccagTTGATCAGAGTAGTGACCAGCTCAGTGAAAATCCAGGGTTCACTctcctttatgtgtgtgttgctgttttacTTGGGGTAAATGTCATTTTGGATCACACATGAAGTTTTATAAGTTTTACAtttctcagtgtttttattaatacattttcctttcatcacataagttgtgtgtttgtgtgttcgtgaACAGGATGATC is drawn from Scophthalmus maximus strain ysfricsl-2021 chromosome 8, ASM2237912v1, whole genome shotgun sequence and contains these coding sequences:
- the tapt1b gene encoding transmembrane anterior posterior transformation protein 1 homolog isoform X1, which encodes MADSLSTGLGEEKDKETGDTERDRKAAHAEKNTKGDGVTETLGFSDKNGGSMGKKRNLSDLSLVRFITTELTRGYFLEHNEAKYTERRERVYTCLRIPKELEKLMTFGFFLCLDAFLYVFTLLPLRVILALLRLLTLPCCGLGGSRLLQPAQVCDVLKGFIMVLCYSMMSYVDYAMMYHLIRGQSVIKLYIIYNMLEVADRLFSSFGQDILDALYWTATEPKEKKRAHIGVIPHFLMAVLYVFLHAILIMVQATTLNVAFNSHNKSLLTIMMSNNFVEIKGSVFKKFEKNNLFQMSNSDIKERFTNYILLLIVCLRNMEQFSWNPDHLWVLFPDVVMVIASEVAVDVVKHAFITKFNDISADVYGEYRASLAFDLVSSRQKNAYTDYSDSVSRRMGFIPLPLALLLIRVVTSSVKIQGSLSFMCVLLFYLGMITLKVLNSIVLLGTSCVFVKEAKMEEKLFDPPPSVVSSRVNSRAHRTKHVHTSPQQEATADKGGTPLASDNSQPNATAETSAPTLPKSDSDTFLTTPDEEDDDKIINADTGLEGDGLKSRTPKKDLLEIDRFTICGNRID
- the tapt1b gene encoding transmembrane anterior posterior transformation protein 1 homolog isoform X2, which codes for MADSLSTGLGEEKDKETGDTERDRKAAHAEKNTKGDGVTETLGFSDKNGGSMGKKRNLSDLSLVRFITTELTRGYFLEHNEAKYTERRERVYTCLRIPKELEKLMTFGFFLCLDAFLYVFTLLPLRVILALLRLLTLPCCGLGGSRLLQPAQVCDVLKGFIMVLCYSMMSYVDYAMMYHLIRGQSVIKLYIIYNMLEVADRLFSSFGQDILDALYWTATEPKEKKRAHIGVIPHFLMAVLYVFLHAILIMVQATTLNVAFNSHNKSLLTIMMSNNFVEIKGSVFKKFEKNNLFQMSNSDIKERFTNYILLLIVCLRNMEQFSWNPDHLWVLFPDVVMVIASEVAVDVVKHAFITKFNDISADVYGEYRASLAFDLVSSRQKNAYTDYSDSVSRRMGFIPLPLALLLIRVVTSSVKIQGSLSFMCVLLFYLGMITLKVLNSIVLLGTSCVFVKEAKMEEKLFDPPPSVVSSRVNSRAHRTKHVHTSPQQATADKGGTPLASDNSQPNATAETSAPTLPKSDSDTFLTTPDEEDDDKIINADTGLEGDGLKSRTPKKDLLEIDRFTICGNRID